A genome region from Actinobacillus arthritidis includes the following:
- a CDS encoding chorismate--pyruvate lyase family protein — translation MFMLQKYRKILTNHNWCLESGALSNAQQEWLLHQGSLTQKLLQVTQQFNVEITQQKWITKKVKNLTASSKDYWLREVLLKEKDQAWIFAQTLVPKATIDNVAKDLPTLGNQAIGLWLFPQQPERISLEWQFDKESKMYMRKARYVLKGYPLEIYELFLKDFPYL, via the coding sequence ATATTTATGTTACAAAAATATCGCAAAATTTTGACCAATCATAATTGGTGTTTAGAGTCTGGAGCACTAAGTAATGCTCAACAAGAATGGCTATTACATCAAGGCTCATTAACACAAAAATTACTACAGGTTACGCAGCAATTTAACGTTGAAATAACACAACAGAAGTGGATTACAAAAAAAGTGAAAAATTTAACCGCTTCTTCAAAGGATTACTGGCTAAGAGAAGTATTGTTAAAAGAAAAAGATCAAGCATGGATATTTGCTCAAACTTTAGTGCCAAAAGCAACGATAGATAATGTAGCAAAAGATCTTCCTACGCTTGGTAATCAAGCTATCGGTTTATGGCTTTTCCCTCAGCAACCGGAAAGAATTTCTCTCGAATGGCAATTTGATAAAGAGAGTAAAATGTATATGCGTAAAGCACGTTATGTATTAAAAGGTTATCCGCTAGAAATATATGAACTATTCCTTAAGGATTTCCCCTATCTTTAG
- the asnC gene encoding transcriptional regulator AsnC: MHTKYQIDQLDQLILRALVEDARTPYAEMAKNFGVSAGTIHVRVEKMRQSGIIEGTKIRINERKLGYDVCCFIGIILKSAKDYEKVIAKLNEFEEVVEAYYTTGNYSIFIKVMTHTIEELHRVLATKIQLIDEIQSTETLISMQNPILRGIKP; the protein is encoded by the coding sequence TTGCACACTAAATATCAAATTGATCAGTTAGATCAGCTTATTCTACGTGCATTGGTAGAAGATGCTCGTACGCCTTATGCAGAAATGGCAAAAAATTTTGGTGTCAGTGCCGGGACTATTCATGTTCGTGTTGAGAAAATGCGTCAGTCGGGTATTATTGAAGGGACTAAAATTCGCATTAACGAACGTAAGCTAGGTTATGATGTTTGTTGTTTTATCGGTATTATTTTGAAATCAGCAAAAGATTACGAAAAAGTCATTGCGAAGTTAAATGAGTTTGAAGAAGTGGTTGAGGCTTACTATACCACCGGTAATTATTCGATTTTTATTAAGGTAATGACGCATACGATAGAAGAATTACACCGTGTTTTAGCGACCAAAATTCAGTTGATCGATGAGATTCAATCTACCGAAACATTGATTTCGATGCAAAACCCGATTCTAAGAGGGATCAAGCCGTAA
- the asnA gene encoding aspartate--ammonia ligase, translated as MKKTFILQQQEISFVKNTFTQYLIDKLGIIEVQGPILSQVGNGMQDNLSGIEKAVQVNVKCIPGATFEVVHSLAKWKRHTLARFGFKEGEGLFVHMKALRPDEDSLDPTHSVYVDQWDWEKVIPEGRRNFDFLKETVNEIYKAIRLTELAVEARFDIPSILPKQITFVHSEELVQRYPNMTGKERENAICKEHGAVFLIGIGGKLSDGKPHDGRAPDYDDWTTESENGYKGLNGDILVWNEQLGSAFELSSMGIRVDEKALRLQVELTGDQDRLEMDWHKDLLAGRLPLSIGGGIGQSRMAMFLLRKKHIGEVQSSVWPKEMLEKYKHIL; from the coding sequence ATGAAAAAGACATTCATTTTACAGCAACAAGAAATCAGCTTTGTGAAAAACACTTTTACCCAATATTTAATTGATAAATTAGGCATTATTGAGGTGCAAGGTCCGATCCTCAGCCAAGTGGGTAACGGTATGCAAGATAATCTTTCCGGTATCGAAAAAGCGGTTCAAGTTAATGTGAAATGTATTCCGGGCGCAACTTTTGAAGTAGTTCACTCACTCGCAAAATGGAAACGTCACACTTTAGCTCGTTTCGGTTTTAAAGAAGGCGAAGGCTTATTCGTACATATGAAAGCATTACGCCCTGATGAAGATTCACTCGATCCGACACACTCTGTTTATGTAGACCAATGGGACTGGGAAAAAGTGATTCCTGAAGGTCGTCGTAATTTTGATTTCTTAAAAGAAACCGTAAACGAAATCTATAAAGCGATTCGCTTAACCGAATTAGCAGTAGAAGCACGTTTTGATATTCCGTCAATCCTACCGAAACAAATTACGTTCGTACACAGCGAAGAATTAGTACAACGCTACCCAAACATGACCGGTAAAGAACGTGAAAACGCAATTTGTAAAGAACACGGTGCGGTATTCTTAATCGGTATCGGCGGTAAATTATCTGACGGTAAACCACATGATGGTCGTGCACCGGACTACGATGACTGGACAACCGAATCTGAAAACGGTTACAAAGGTTTAAACGGCGATATTTTAGTGTGGAACGAACAACTTGGTTCAGCATTTGAACTTTCGTCAATGGGTATCCGTGTTGATGAAAAAGCGCTTCGTTTACAAGTTGAATTAACTGGTGACCAAGACCGCTTAGAAATGGATTGGCACAAAGATTTATTAGCGGGTCGTTTACCGCTTTCAATCGGTGGCGGTATCGGTCAATCTCGTATGGCAATGTTCCTTCTTCGTAAAAAACATATCGGTGAAGTGCAATCTAGCGTATGGCCGAAAGAAATGTTAGAAAAATATAAACATATTCTATAG
- a CDS encoding MFS transporter: MTFDYQQKEPEKFATFLKRQKMIFIVAFLGYVCAYLVRNNFKLMSKSIMVTNGWEKADIAMLLSCLTISYGLAKFYMGALGDRVDLRKLFAICLGASAVICITIGFYHTSILTLAVLLVLCGVVQGALAPASQNMIANYYPNKTRGATIAGWNISQNMGSAMLPMMIAMMTTMGFIVPSTGNVLMAFLVPAVLVLLFAVFCWKFGGDAPEKEGLDSLRTMYGDAGESNVASEEEKHNLGYWQLIGKYVFLNPALLLVATVNVALYFVRFGIEDWMPIYLHEVAKMGDAEAHMAISILEWVAIPGSLVFAWLAVKYPNKMAKMGAIGLFAMAGIVFAYEYVTASGTPNYPLLLVICGILGALIYGPQLIVNILTINFVPLNVAGTAIGFVGVTAYLIGNMGANWIMPIMADNFGWFWSYVVIAALSAFSAVGYLILAKHEEKTIKA, translated from the coding sequence ATGACTTTCGACTATCAACAAAAAGAGCCAGAAAAGTTCGCAACGTTCTTAAAACGCCAAAAAATGATTTTTATTGTGGCGTTTCTTGGTTATGTATGTGCCTATTTGGTACGTAATAACTTCAAGTTGATGTCTAAATCCATTATGGTCACAAACGGTTGGGAGAAAGCGGATATCGCAATGTTGCTTTCTTGTTTAACGATTTCCTACGGATTAGCAAAATTCTATATGGGTGCATTAGGTGACCGTGTTGACTTACGTAAATTGTTTGCGATTTGTCTAGGTGCAAGTGCGGTTATTTGTATTACGATTGGTTTCTACCACACTTCAATTCTTACACTTGCAGTCTTATTAGTGCTTTGTGGTGTAGTACAAGGGGCTTTAGCACCGGCATCACAAAATATGATTGCAAATTATTATCCGAATAAAACCCGTGGAGCTACCATTGCCGGTTGGAATATTTCACAGAATATGGGTTCGGCGATGTTACCTATGATGATTGCGATGATGACCACAATGGGCTTTATCGTTCCCTCAACCGGTAATGTATTAATGGCGTTCTTAGTGCCGGCAGTATTAGTGTTATTATTTGCCGTCTTCTGTTGGAAATTCGGTGGCGATGCCCCAGAAAAAGAGGGATTAGATTCACTCCGCACAATGTATGGCGATGCCGGTGAATCTAATGTTGCTTCCGAAGAAGAAAAACATAATTTAGGCTATTGGCAACTTATCGGAAAATATGTTTTCCTTAACCCAGCCCTGTTATTAGTTGCTACAGTAAACGTGGCACTGTATTTTGTCCGTTTCGGGATTGAAGACTGGATGCCGATTTACTTACACGAAGTGGCCAAAATGGGTGATGCTGAAGCTCATATGGCAATTTCTATTCTTGAATGGGTAGCAATCCCGGGATCATTAGTATTCGCGTGGTTAGCGGTCAAATATCCAAATAAAATGGCAAAAATGGGGGCTATCGGTTTATTTGCAATGGCTGGTATTGTATTTGCATATGAATATGTAACTGCCAGCGGTACGCCTAATTACCCATTACTACTAGTGATTTGTGGTATTTTAGGTGCGTTAATTTACGGTCCTCAATTAATCGTGAATATTCTTACCATCAATTTTGTACCGCTAAATGTTGCTGGTACGGCAATCGGCTTTGTCGGCGTAACAGCTTACTTAATCGGTAATATGGGAGCAAACTGGATTATGCCGATTATGGCGGATAACTTTGGTTGGTTCTGGTCTTATGTGGTTATTGCGGCACTATCTGCTTTCTCTGCGGTAGGCTATTTAATTCTTGCAAAACACGAAGAAAAAACTATTAAAGCCTAA
- the rpoH gene encoding RNA polymerase sigma factor RpoH: MKKFDEHEIEDAEIIEPDEVEILTDDNQPTEAMHPALVQGGMPVPQGNLDSYIRMANQYPILTAEQEKELAERYYYDEDVEAAKQLILSHMRFVIHIARGYLGYGLPLADLIQEGNIGLMKAVKRFDPNVGVRLVSFAVHWVKAEIHEYVLKNWRIVKVATTKAQRKLFFNLRKNKNRLAWFNEEEIQKVAEDLGVSVEEVREMESRMTGQDLGFDLPVGEDDDEAYTPSMYLEDNSSNFADDLEDDQYNGQATAQLAYALSTLDERSQDIIKTRWLDEEKATLQDLANKYGISAERVRQLENATLKKIKDAVSFE; encoded by the coding sequence ATGAAAAAGTTTGACGAACACGAGATTGAAGATGCAGAAATTATTGAGCCGGACGAAGTAGAAATCTTAACCGATGACAATCAGCCGACCGAAGCAATGCATCCGGCATTGGTACAAGGCGGCATGCCTGTGCCACAAGGCAATCTCGACAGCTATATTCGTATGGCGAACCAATATCCGATTTTAACCGCTGAGCAAGAAAAAGAATTAGCCGAGCGTTATTACTATGATGAAGATGTTGAAGCCGCAAAACAGTTAATTTTATCGCATATGCGTTTTGTAATTCATATCGCTAGAGGTTATTTAGGATACGGTTTACCGCTTGCTGATTTAATCCAAGAAGGCAATATCGGCTTAATGAAAGCAGTAAAACGCTTTGACCCGAATGTTGGTGTGCGACTGGTTTCTTTTGCGGTCCATTGGGTAAAAGCGGAAATTCACGAATACGTATTAAAAAACTGGCGTATCGTAAAAGTGGCAACCACCAAAGCACAACGCAAACTGTTTTTCAATTTACGTAAAAATAAAAACCGCTTGGCTTGGTTCAATGAGGAAGAAATCCAAAAAGTCGCTGAAGATTTAGGTGTTTCGGTTGAAGAAGTACGTGAAATGGAATCTCGTATGACAGGACAAGACTTAGGCTTCGATTTACCGGTTGGCGAAGATGACGATGAAGCCTACACACCGTCAATGTATTTAGAAGATAACAGTTCTAACTTTGCCGATGATTTGGAAGACGACCAATATAACGGCCAAGCTACCGCACAATTAGCCTATGCACTTTCGACACTAGATGAACGTAGCCAAGACATTATCAAAACCCGTTGGTTAGATGAAGAAAAAGCAACGTTACAAGACTTAGCCAATAAATACGGCATCTCCGCCGAACGTGTCCGCCAACTCGAAAACGCGACCTTGAAGAAAATTAAAGATGCGGTGAGTTTTGAGTAA
- a CDS encoding protein-methionine-sulfoxide reductase heme-binding subunit MsrQ: protein MLLLLRTIIHLACITPLLWLTTVLLTDNAEVLGADPGKDLIHFLGYTAIIIFCAMFVLGIMLQVLHKNQYQILRRPLGLWAFVWALLHMLSYLVLELGLDFSLFFSEISQRPYLILGVIAFIILLVMSVTSIPFIKQVLGKKWFSVHQFAYIAIVAAIHYYWSVKGITLAPILIGLTVIVIIAWKYLGQKLLMMSK, encoded by the coding sequence ATGTTATTGCTATTGAGAACAATCATTCATCTGGCGTGTATAACGCCATTATTATGGTTAACTACGGTATTACTGACGGATAATGCGGAAGTATTAGGTGCTGATCCCGGCAAAGATCTGATTCATTTTCTCGGTTATACCGCCATTATTATTTTTTGTGCTATGTTTGTCTTAGGCATTATGTTACAAGTTTTGCACAAGAATCAGTATCAGATTTTACGCCGTCCATTAGGATTATGGGCATTTGTTTGGGCATTATTACATATGCTCAGCTATTTAGTATTAGAATTGGGATTAGATTTCTCGTTATTTTTCAGTGAAATTTCTCAGCGTCCTTATCTTATTTTAGGTGTAATCGCATTTATCATTTTATTAGTGATGTCTGTTACATCTATTCCATTTATCAAGCAGGTATTAGGCAAAAAATGGTTTAGCGTACACCAATTTGCTTATATTGCAATTGTTGCGGCAATTCATTATTATTGGTCGGTTAAAGGCATAACCCTTGCCCCTATTCTGATTGGCTTAACGGTAATCGTAATAATCGCTTGGAAATATCTAGGTCAGAAGTTGTTAATGATGAGTAAATAG